A window of the Streptomyces sp. Ag109_O5-10 genome harbors these coding sequences:
- a CDS encoding DeoR/GlpR family DNA-binding transcription regulator, with protein sequence MSENQNLLAEQRRALILDEVRRRGGVRVNELTRKLGVSDMTVRRDLDALARQGVLEKVHGGAVPVVEASTHEPGFEAKSGLELTAKEDIARAAAELVVPGAAIALSGGTTTYALAHHLLEVPDLTVVTNSVRVADVFHAAQRVAGQRQGAATVVLTGGVRTPSDSLVGPVADQAIAALHFDLLFLGVHGISTEAGLSTPNLAEAETNRRLVQSARRVVVVADHTKWGTVGLSSFAKLEQVDTLVTDAGLPSDARAEISEHLRRLVVAGEAEA encoded by the coding sequence TACGCGTCAACGAACTGACCCGCAAGCTCGGTGTGTCGGACATGACGGTCCGCCGGGACCTGGACGCGCTGGCCCGCCAGGGTGTGCTGGAGAAGGTGCACGGCGGTGCGGTGCCGGTGGTCGAGGCGAGCACGCACGAGCCGGGTTTCGAGGCCAAGTCGGGGCTGGAGCTGACCGCCAAGGAGGACATCGCCCGGGCCGCCGCCGAACTGGTCGTGCCGGGTGCGGCGATCGCCCTGTCCGGCGGTACGACGACGTACGCGCTGGCGCATCACCTCCTGGAGGTCCCCGACCTGACCGTGGTGACGAACTCGGTGCGGGTCGCGGACGTCTTCCACGCCGCCCAGCGCGTCGCCGGGCAGCGCCAGGGCGCGGCGACGGTGGTCCTGACCGGCGGGGTGCGCACCCCGTCCGACTCCCTCGTGGGACCGGTGGCCGACCAGGCGATCGCGGCGCTCCACTTCGACCTGCTCTTCCTCGGCGTGCACGGCATATCGACCGAGGCCGGCCTCTCCACACCGAACCTCGCGGAGGCGGAGACCAACCGCCGCCTGGTGCAGTCGGCCCGGCGGGTCGTGGTGGTCGCCGACCACACCAAGTGGGGCACGGTGGGCCTGAGTTCGTTCGCCAAGCTGGAGCAGGTCGACACGCTGGTCACGGACGCGGGGCTGCCCTCCGACGCGCGTGCGGAGATCTCGGAGCATCTGCGCCGGCTGGTGGTGGCGGGCGAGGCGGAGGCCTGA
- a CDS encoding SRPBCC family protein, whose protein sequence is MARRLRPVGLDFVETAPVRLVFAQEMSAPPGRVFHALNDDVPGWAEWFDAVTHAESVDDGAGRDIRLKGGGRFRETVIAAKEAEVYAYRVDLTNAPGAHAIAEEWRLVPSGGGTRVQWTFAVDGTAPFRLVVRAARAGLGRAFRGAVVELDRRLSG, encoded by the coding sequence ATGGCACGCCGTCTGCGCCCCGTGGGGCTCGACTTCGTCGAGACCGCGCCCGTACGCCTGGTCTTCGCGCAGGAGATGTCCGCACCGCCCGGGCGGGTCTTTCACGCGCTCAACGACGACGTACCGGGCTGGGCGGAGTGGTTCGACGCGGTGACCCACGCCGAGTCGGTCGACGACGGTGCCGGGCGCGACATCCGGCTCAAGGGCGGCGGGCGGTTCCGGGAGACGGTCATCGCGGCCAAGGAGGCGGAGGTGTACGCCTACCGGGTGGACCTGACCAACGCGCCCGGCGCGCACGCCATCGCGGAGGAGTGGCGGCTCGTCCCGTCCGGCGGCGGCACCCGCGTGCAGTGGACCTTCGCCGTGGACGGCACGGCACCGTTCCGTCTCGTGGTCAGGGCGGCACGTGCCGGGCTCGGCCGGGCGTTCCGGGGCGCGGTCGTCGAACTGGACCGGCGCCTGTCCGGGTAG